A segment of the Corythoichthys intestinalis isolate RoL2023-P3 chromosome 16, ASM3026506v1, whole genome shotgun sequence genome:
ttcatgatgttcagACTCTTTCCACTTGCTGCATGTGCccgtccatttttcccctcagacgcacttgtgattggctgatgacttgtatttatttaaaatatatttattttctacattatttaatgtaaaaaaaaatatttgcagcctataaagacatttttcagataatatgaatgaatgaatgaatattttaatCATAATCCaggtaaaaaaaattcattttttgttgagtttggctgtgcttgtggacaaaagaagtagtgttttacctgaaggaaggctccatttttgtttattttcgtTACCCCCAgactaagaatttttttttagttctattaaatttttttatttcgacaaatgttgagtggtcttatttttttaaattttttttttattttgcattcctggatagtcaagttttctggaagttttcagaaatgtttctttcgtagtttttgataacaaaggtttgaatcgaatgttGTATCAatattgaaccaatacatatgaaagtttgtatgagtcaatacagatttattttgcgttGAACAATTAGCCTATCAATTCATTGGGTTCATGTTTGTGAGATACGTAGCCatgcacccaatctgtttggtcataTTAATGTCCGATCCCTTGCAAAAAGTGTTCATGGAGGTTATTCTGTccctaccaattttgagaacAAACCTACCCCCTttgtgtggatgataggccaaaccgtaaaaaaaaagttctttttacaaaatacccagctacgtgtagacatggcctagtTCACATACAAaacgtctatcgtcgtcaatggcaaaaCAACACATGGCTTTGCCATTTAGAATTTGTGTCACTTTGCCTACTTGCTATGGTACCATGTTGTCCCTTTCAATGTAACAGCCTACTAACGTCCTAAACTCTTTTTGTCTTCCTTCTTTTCCCTTCATCTGTATCTATTAATCACCCCTTTCCCATCATTTCCTACTAACTGATCATCGTCATTACCATTCCGGCCCCTTTCTAACCCCGCCCTCTCCAGCTAACATCCTGACGGTGGTCATCCTGTCCCAGCTGGTGCTGCGTCGTCAGAAGTCGTCCTACAATTATCTGTTGGCGCTGGCAGCAGCCGATATTATGGTCCTGCTGCTCATTGTTTTTGTCGACTTCATACTGGAGGACTTCATTCTGGCCACGCCCCTTCCGCCATCCATTAACAGCGCCGTTCAGGTTCTGGAGTTCTGCTCCATCCACACGTCCATCTGGATCACCGTTCCACTCACCGTCGACCGCTACATCGCCGTTTGCCACCCGCTGCGCTACCACACTGTCTCCTACCCGGCGCGCACGCGAAGAGTCATATTCGCCGTTTACGTCGGGTGCCTGCTGTCGGCCGCACCGTATTACTGGTGGCCCGAGCTGTGGCACGGCTCGAGCGGCTCTGAGATCGACGGTCGAACCGCGGCTCAGCACGTCTTGGTGTGGGCCCACTGCGCCACCATCTACCTCCTCCCGTGCGGCGTCTTCTTTACCCTCAACGCCGTCATCGTACGCAAGCTTCGACGGCGCCGCAGCTGCTTCCGGATGCGTGGCTACTCCACTGGCAAAACAACGGCCATCTTGCTCGCCATCACCTCCATTTTTGCCGTGCTGTGGGCACCTCGCACCCTCATGATCCTTTACCACTTCTACTCGGAGCCTCCGGCCTCACCCACAGCCGGCCGCCTCCTTCACGTTCTTACGGACCTGGCCAATATGCTAGCGTTGCTCAACAccggcgtcaactttttcctctaCTGCTTCATTAGCAAGCGTTTCAGGGCCATGGCAGCCAACGTGCTACACGCGCTAATCCACTGCCGGAAGCAGCCACAGCCGTTTTACGCTAGTCACAATTTCTCCATCACAAGCAGTCCCTGGATCTCGCCTGCCAACTCCCACTGTATCAAAATGTTGGTGTACCAGTACGACAAAAACGGGAAGCCTATTTGTATTTCCTCTTGAGAGCTAGGGCTCAGTCATTAGAAGGGTCCATCGGGGTATTTCTCACTCTGGAGACCACGGCAGAAACAACAGCACCACTTCTTTCTTTGAGCCAAAACAAAGCATGCTTTGGCGACAAAAGTTGGTACCAGCATCTCttagcaaaaaaatacaatctccGCACTCTTGACCACAGACTGATCGCCCCCTATATACGGTTTATGGGTCGCCATCTGTACC
Coding sequences within it:
- the gpr139 gene encoding probable G-protein coupled receptor 139, with translation MEHSHIFPVSTPNESSWSVGQHALEVAPGCPLGPLPVIYYSILLCLGLPANILTVVILSQLVLRRQKSSYNYLLALAAADIMVLLLIVFVDFILEDFILATPLPPSINSAVQVLEFCSIHTSIWITVPLTVDRYIAVCHPLRYHTVSYPARTRRVIFAVYVGCLLSAAPYYWWPELWHGSSGSEIDGRTAAQHVLVWAHCATIYLLPCGVFFTLNAVIVRKLRRRRSCFRMRGYSTGKTTAILLAITSIFAVLWAPRTLMILYHFYSEPPASPTAGRLLHVLTDLANMLALLNTGVNFFLYCFISKRFRAMAANVLHALIHCRKQPQPFYASHNFSITSSPWISPANSHCIKMLVYQYDKNGKPICISS